In Leptidea sinapis chromosome 18, ilLepSina1.1, whole genome shotgun sequence, a genomic segment contains:
- the LOC126969642 gene encoding beta-1,3-galactosyltransferase brn-like isoform X1: protein MRKRQVYQYCVCVCILLYIYHFFGVSDYLFSKSFDDDFDYPLNIDIQPVVNEILAGGKPSVTPINVYPYRYLTNSGKCKISQIDLFIVVKSAMDHFKQRSAVRETYGKENSVPGKVVKALFFLGIDSSKPDIQNKISEEMANYQDIIQMDFHDTYYNNTIKTMMSFRWLYEHCPTADFYLFTDDDMYISARNLLEYVKSDTKDKKDLFAGYVFESIPQRFRSSKWRVSLKEYPWNKWPKYVTAGAFVVSNKSLKDLYVASLFVQHFRFDDIYLGIVAKKMGVDVSHCAQFYFYKKKYTKDGYKRVIASHGYDDGKELIKVWKEQNL, encoded by the coding sequence ATGAGGAAAAGACAAGTTTATCAatattgtgtgtgtgtttgtataTTGTTGTACATTTATCACTTCTTTGGTGTGAGCGACTATCTGTTCTCAAAAAGTTTTGATGATGACTTTGACTACCCTCTAAACATAGACATTCAACCAGTAGTGAATGAAATTCTAGCAGGAGGCAAACCCAGTGTTACACCCATTAATGTATATCCATACCGATATCTCACAAACTCTGGCAAATGCAAAATATCTCAGATTGATTTGTTTATAGTTGTAAAGTCAGCAATGGATCATTTCAAACAAAGATCTGCTGTACGAGAGACGTATGGCAAAGAAAACTCAGTGCCTGGTAAAGTTGTCAAAGCTCTCTTCTTTCTTGGTATCGATAGTTCCAAGCcagatatacaaaataaaataagtgaagAAATGGCAAATTACCAGGACATCATACAAATGGATTTTCATGACACTTATTACAATAACACTATTAAGACTATGATGTCATTCCGATGGCTGTACGAACATTGCCCCACTGCAGACTTTTATCTATTCACAGATGATGATATGTACATTTCCGCTCGCAACTTATTGGAATATGTCAAAAGTGACACAAAAGATAAGAAAGACTTATTTGCTGGATATGTTTTTGAATCAATTCCACAAAGGTTTCGCTCCAGTAAATGGAGAGTGTCTTTGAAAGAGTACCCCTGGAATAAATGGCCTAAATATGTTACTGCCGGTGCCTTTGTTGTCTCAAATAAAAGCTTGAAAGATTTGTATGTAGCCAGTTTGTTTGTGCAACATTTCCGATTTGATGATATCTATTTGGGAATAGTAGCTAAGAAAATGGGAGTAGATGTGAGTCATTGTgcccaattttatttttataagaagaaATACACCAAGGATGGTTACAAAAGAGTTATTGCATCCCATGGATATGATGATGGTAAAGAATTAATTAAAGTATGGAAAGAACAAAATCTGTGA
- the LOC126969624 gene encoding transmembrane channel-like protein 5 isoform X3: MEDDIENIELKPSSIRRNITVRNNVARQVAVNFMPSLATSTLRLRRMNSEHDILIDTTSDDPDSAEKQADIIVREIEQHLHLMEDNPVSEELRREALRDLPQGLTIKRNVRAKLSASVSLRSKRRPISMFKSFKYRFSYTCKRSRERLRDLIFSVELWYEAIRHIEGHLGSAVGSYFHLLRWLFCVNLVLSVFVVGFVMVPQIVHDQATNHTASKSLLDLVTGTGGFEESVLFYGHYHDGAISGPTPLHYYMPFAYFFTFTCLYVAVFAVLCYRTAYSYRRTFIETSGGLSNVFANKVFCGWDFGIVSERAALLNAASLYNEFKELLSEQDKTKTEMSLCVRFGRRLTNLAVTVLVLGFITALQYGLWLLLETNVSSHSEILLSLIVTVVLAVCPFIFNFIVR, encoded by the exons ATGGAAGATGACATAGAAAACATTGAGTTAAAACCATCAAGCATAAGACGAAATATAACAGTCAGAAATAATGTGGCTAGACAAGTTGCTGTAAATTTTATGCCCTCACTAGCAACCA GTACATTACGCTTGCGTAGAATGAACAGTGAGCATGATATACTAATTGATACTACCTCTGATGATCCTGATTCTGCAGAGAAGCAAGCAGATATTATTGTGAGAGAGATTGAGCAACATCTACATCTCATGGAAGATAATCCTGTCTCTGAGGAGTTGAGAAG ggAAGCTTTGCGTGACTTGCCACAAGGGTTGACAATAAAGAGGAACGTTCGTGCCAAACTTTCTGCATCTGTGAGTCTTCGTTCAAAGAGAAGGCCAATATCCATGTTCAAAAGTTTCAAGTACAGATTTAGTTACACTTGTAAAAGG AGTCGTGAGCGACTACGCGACCTGATATTTTCGGTGGAGCTGTGGTACGAGGCGATCCGTCACATCGAGGGGCACTTGGGCTCCGCTGTAGGCTCCTACTTCCACCTGCTCCGCTGGCTGTTCTGCGTCAACCTGGTGTTGTCGGTCTTCGTGGTGGGGTTCGTGATGGTGCCGCAGATCGTGCACGACCAGGCCACCAATCACACGGCTAGCAAGAGCTTGTTGGACTTGGTGACTGGTACG GGCGGGTTTGAAGAGTCCGTGCTGTTCTACGGTCACTACCATGACGGCGCCATCTCCGGTCCGACGCCACTCCACTACTACATGCCTTTCGCTTACTTCTTCACCTTCACCTGCCTATACGTAGCCGTATTTGCTGTGCTGTGCTACAG AACAGCTTACTCGTACCGGCGCACCTTCATCGAGACGAGTGGCGGGCTCTCCAACGTGTTCGCCAACAAGGTGTTCTGCGGCTGGGACTTCGGCATCGTGTCGGAGCGAGCGGCCCTCCTCAACGCCGCTAGTCTCTACAATGAATTCAAG GAACTTCTGAGTGAACAGGACAAAACCAAGACAGAGATGTCACTATGTGTCCGATTCGGCCGTCGTCTTACGAATTTAGCCGTTACCGTTTTGGTATTAGGGTTTATAACCGCGCTGCAGTACGGGCTGTGGCTGCTTCTGGAGACAAACGTCAGTAGCCACTCCGAGATACTTCTTTCCTTGATAGTGACGGTCGTGTTGGCTGTTTGTCCGTTCATcttcaattttattgtaaggtAA
- the LOC126969642 gene encoding protein C10-like isoform X2 — MASPQNLSVDQVRTILCEVINTLESPDYASKLDEAKEAAGNEMLKMMQLVFPMVVQIEMETIKRHGFVGSREGIVQFTQLVREMESVDSEVARLHSLIRNHYLPPVSISSNVDTSL, encoded by the exons ATGGCATCGCCTCAAAATTTGTCCGTTGATCAAGTGAGAACGATCTTATGTGAAGTTATAAACACTTTGGAATCTCCCGATTATGCCAGTAAATTAGATGAAGCTAAAGAAGCTGCCGGGAATGAGATGTTAAAAATGATGCAACTGGTATTCCCTATGGTTGTTCAGATTGAGATGGAAACTATTAAACGGCATGGTTTCGTAGGATCACGAGAAG GTATTGTGCAGTTTACTCAATTGGTCAGAGAGATGGAGAGTGTGGACAGTGAGGTTGCAAGACTCCACAGTCTCATAAGGAATCACTACTTACCTCCAGTGTCCATCAGCTCTAATGTTGATACATCTTTGTAG